The following coding sequences lie in one Hippopotamus amphibius kiboko isolate mHipAmp2 chromosome 7, mHipAmp2.hap2, whole genome shotgun sequence genomic window:
- the AVPR1A gene encoding vasopressin V1a receptor, whose amino-acid sequence MDSMRFSRSPGAESAGNSSPWWLLAVGGANTSGEAGALGKDGGPQSDERNEELAKLEIAVLAVIFVVAVLGNSSVLLALHRTPRKTSRMHLFIRHLSLADLAVAFFQVLPQLCWDITYRFRGPDGLCRVVKHLQVFAMFASAYMLVVMTADRYIAVCHPLKTLQQPARRSRLMIAAAWVLSFVLSTPQYFVFSVVEVSNVTKAYDCWANFIQPWGLPAYVTWMTGSIFVAPVVILGTCYGFICYHIWRNIRGKTAVRQGRCARAQGVGGAFQQGLLLAPCVSSVKTISRAKIRTVKMTLVIVTAYIVCWAPFFIIQMWSVWDKNFPWVESENPATTITALLASLNSCCNPWIYMFFSGHLLQDCVQSFPCCQNMKQTFNKEDSDSMSRKQTSFTNNRSPTNSTGTWKDSPKSSKSIKFIPVST is encoded by the exons ATGGACAGCATGCGTTTTTCCCGGAGCCCCGGCGCGGAGTCCGCGGGCAACTCCAGCCCATGGTGGCTTCTGGCTGTCGGCGGCGCCAACACCAGCGGGGAAGCGGGGGCGCTTGGGAAAGACGGCGGCCCACAGTCGGACGAGCGCAACGAGGAGCTGGCCAAGCTGGAGATCGCCGTGCTGGCCGTGATTTTCGTGGTGGCCGTGCTGGGTAACAGCAGCGTGTTGCTGGCGCTGCACCGCACGCCTCGCAAGACGTCCCGCATGCACCTCTTCATCCGCCACCTCAGCCTGGCCGACCTGGCCGTCGCTTTCTTCCAGGTGCTGCCTCAGCTGTGCTGGGATATCACCTACCGTTTCCGCGGACCAGACGGGCTCTGCCGCGTGGTGAAGCACCTGCAGGTGTTCGCCATGTTCGCCTCCGCTTACATGCTGGTGGTCATGACCGCTGACCGCTACATCGCCGTGTGCCACCCGCTGAAGACGCTGCAGCAGCCGGCGCGCCGCTCGCGCCTCATGATCGCCGCCGCCTGGGTGCTGAGCTTCGTGCTGAGCACGCCACAGTACTTCGTCTTCTCCGTGGTCGAGGTGAGCAACGTCACCAAGGCCTACGACTGCTGGGCCAACTTCATCCAGCCCTGGGGTCTCCCCGCCTACGTGACCTGGATGACGGGCAGCATCTTCGTGGCGCCCGTGGTCATCCTGGGCACCTGCTACGGCTTCATCTGCTACCACATCTGGCGCAACATCCGCGGAAAGACAGCGGTGCGCCAGGGCAGGTGTGCCCGCGCCCAGGGCGTGGGTGGCGCCTTCCAGCAGGGGCTCCTGCTCGCGCCATGTGTCAGCAGCGTGAAGACCATTTCCCGCGCCAAGATCCGCACGGTGAAGATGACCTTAGTGATCGTCACGGCTTACATCGTTTGCTGGGCGCCCTTCTTCATCATCCAGATGTGGTCTGTCTGGGATAAGAATTTCCCCTGGGTCG AGTCGGAAAACCCAGCCACCACTATCACTGCATTACTGGCTTCCTTGAATAGTTGCTGCAATCCCTGGATATACATGTTTTTTAGTGGTCATCTTCTGCAAGACTGTGTCCAAAGCTTCCCATGCTGCCAAAACATGAAGCAAACGTTCAACAAAGAAGATTCTGACAGTATGAGCCGAAAACAAACTTCTTTCACTAACAACCGAAGCCCCACAAACAGTACAGGAACATGGAAGGACTCACCTAAGTCTTCCAAGTCTATCAAATTCATTCCTGTTTCAACCTGA